Genomic DNA from Desulfuromonas versatilis:
AGAATATAGGCCACCTCCATCGGGTGGGTAAGGTAGGGCTCCCCGGACAGGCGCACCTGTCCCTGGTGGACCTTGGCGCTGAACACGTAGGCCTTGCGCACAGAGTCGAGGTCGGCGTTGGGATCGTAGCTGCGTATTTTCTCGAGAATGTCGTCTAAACGGACCATGGGGACTCTACCCGGGAAGCGAATACCGGAATCGGCCGCCAATCACTGCCCTGGCAATGGCGTAGAGCCTGTTGGGGAGGGGAATTGCGGGCGCAAAAAAGGCAGACGACCGGCGGCCGCCTGCCCCAGGAGCATTTGCCGGGCTACCTTTTCCGGGCAGGCAGTTCGTACTCGACCTTGCCGGCCGCCACCTCGCGCAGAGCCAGGACGACTTTTTTGTTCGCCGCTTTGTTCTCGATAAGAGGCTGGGCCCCCTTGTACAGCTGCTTAGCCCGCTTGGCCGACACCATAACGAGCAGGAACCGGTTGGGAATCTGACGCAAACAATCTTCAACGGTAATACGTGCCATTAGAAGCTTTTCTCCTTGGGATAAATCGGCTCGGGCCGCCTGGGCCCGTCATGCCCCGAATTCAAACACATCCTTCAGCCCGTCGAGCACCCTGCCGCTACGGCAGCCCTCGGCGAGGACGATCGACTTCAGTTCGGCAAGCGCCTGCTCGAAGTCGTCATTCACCACGATGTAATCATACCAGGCCGCCTCGCGGATTTCTCCCCGGGCGTTGGCGATGCGCCGCTCAATCACTTCGGCCGAATCGGTGTTGCGCCCGACCAGGCGCCGACGCAGTTCCTGAAAATCCGGCGGCAGGATAAAGACGAACACCCCCTGCCGATAGTTCTTCTTCAACTGGGCCGCGCCCTGACAATCGATGTCGAGCAACACGTCCTGGCCGGCGGCCCGGGCCTCTTCCAATGTCGCCAGGGCCGTTCCATAGCGGTTGCCGTGAACCTCGGCCCACTCGGCAAACGCCCCCTCGGCGACCATCTTCTCGAAGGCCCCCGCGGAGACAAAGTGGTAATCGACACCATCTTTTTCACCGGGTCGCATCGGCCGAGTAGTGTACGAGACAGAATGCCGCAGCCCTTGGAAAATGTCAATTATTTCCTTGCAAAGCGAGGTTTTACCAGCACCTGAAGGAGCGGAGACTACAAAAAGAATACCTTCCCGTTTCATCTTGTCCTACTCGATATTTTGGACTTGCTCGCGGATTTTTTCCAACTCAGCCTTGATGCCGACCACCGTCCTGGTCAACTCGGAATCATTGGACTTGGACCCCATGGTATTGACCTCACGGTTAAATTCCTGGGTCAAAAAATCCATCTGCCGCCCGACGGGTTCCTCCGCCTGGAGCAATCCCCTGAACTGCTCGAGATGGCTCTTGAACCGGGTGATCTCCTCGCTGATATCACAACGATCGGCAAAGATGGCCACTTCCTGGGCCACACGTTGAGGATCGAAGGCGACATCTCCGCCCAGCTTTTCCAGCCGCTCGGAAAGCTTGCCCCGCCACTCCTCGGCGACCCGGGGGGCGCGCGCCTCGATCTTGCCGAGCATCTCTTCGATCAACCTGAGGCGCTCCTCGATATCCGCACAGGTGGCCGAACCTTCCGCCACCCGCATGGCCTCCAGGGCATCGACGGCTTTGCCGATGGCGGCCTCCAGGGCTTGCCGGAGCAGGCTTTCCGAAAGCGCCCCCTCCTCCAGGGAAATGACGTCGCGCTGCTGCACCAGCAAAGACAAGGGAATGCCGCCGTCCACCGGGAAGCTGTTGCGCATTTCCTCGAACAGTTCCACGTACGCGGCCACCAGGGGCCGGTTCATGACCGGCTTGGCCGCGGCCAGCCCGGTGAACTCGAGGTTCACGAACACATCGATTTTGCCGCGCCGCAACCGCTCCCCTACCCGCTTCTTGGTCTCGTTCTCCAGCGCCATCAGGGAGCGGGGCGCCTTGACGGTAATGTCGCAGTAGCGGTGATTGACGGATTTGATTTCTACGGAAACGGAAAGTTCGGCGCTGGCGCCCTCCCCTTTGCCGTACCCGGTCATGCTTTTAATCATCGAATGCCACCTTGTAGAAACTAGTTATCGACCATCGAGATTGACAAGCCGCAACCTCGAATCTAACAGCTCCCCTGCCGGGTAAATACCACCACCAGGGTTTTCAGAAGTATCCTAATATCCAGCCAAAGGCTCCAATTGTCAATGTATTGAAGGTCGAGTTTGACGATTTCATCGAAATCGTCGATGCGACTGCGCCCGCTTACCTGCCATAGGCCGGAGATCCCCGGCTTGATGCTGATCCGCCGCCGCTGCCAGTTTTCATAGCGGTCCACCTCGGCCGGCGTCGGCGGACGAGTGCCGACCAGGCTCATCTCCCCCTTGAGCACGTTCCAGAACTGGGGCAGTTCATCCAGGCTGGTCCTGCGCAAAAACCTACCGACCCGAGTGATGCGCGGGTCGTCTTTGATTTTGAAAATGGCCCCATTCATTTCGTTGCGGGATTCCAGATCTTTCTTCCGCGATTCGGCATCCGCCTGCATGGAGCGGAACTTACAGCACTTGAAGGACCTGCCGCCCTGGCCGACCCGCGGCTGGCAAAAAAATACCGGCCCCGGGGAATCGAGCTTGATCGCAAGAACGATAAGAGGACTGAGCACCAGGGTTAAGCCCAGCCCAACCAAAGCGCCGCAGATATCCAGACAACGCTTGGCGAGCAGTTGCTGCGCGTCGAAACACTTGGAATGAAACGTCAGAATCGGGATTTCCTCGTGGAAAAAGCTGAGCTCCTTCCGGGAGAGGCCGATCTCGTAGAAATCGAGCACCATTCGCACCGTGATCCCGAGCTCCTCGAGGTCCCGGACATAGCCGTCGGCGTCGAGAAACAGGTCCTTGGGCAGGCAGAAGACCACCTCATCCACCGTGTGGCGCTTGCAGATCTCCAGCAAATCGTCAACATGGCCGAGAACCCGGATCCCGTCGACGTCCTCCAGCAAGGGAGGATCGGTCACCTGGACAAACCCGGCGACCCGCAGGCCCCAATCAGCGTGGTCGATAAGCAACTGCTGAAAGCGGCGAGCCTTGTCCCGGGTACCGACAATCAGGATCTGCCGGAAGTTGTAGCCCAGCCTCCTCAGGACACCCAACCCGGCCCGCAGAAGGCCTTTCTCAAGGGTTAATAGCCCAAAGGAGGCCAGGACGAAGATGAGAAAAAAACTGCGGCTGAAAACTTGTCGATCGGTGAAAAAAATAACCGCAGCGACGATAAAAGCGCCCCAGACATGCACCGAAGCGATGCGCGCGACTATTTCAAATCGCGAAAGCCGGCGGATGGAAGCAAACATTCCCTGGCGGGCCAGCAGGTATACCCAAACCGGAATGATTACCAGCAGCGTCCAGATATATTCATGAAAGGCAAAGAGATCCGGGTTGAACTGGCGTCGAATTTCATAGGCAAGCAGGAAGGCCAGAATGATGACCAGCACATCGAGAGCGATGGTCAAACGGGTGAAAAGTGTGGATTGCTGGCGCAGCATGAAAACCCTAAAGCTCCTTCCCCCAGAAAGCCTTCTGCATGCTCAACCGGCGTTTGACGGCCACCGGCAGAAGCTTTTCGGCAAGCCCTGCCCGAAACCCCAGATAGCGGATGGGAGTCCGGATGAGGGCCGATGGGATCAGCCAAGGCGCCTTGGCCGCTAGATATTTCATCTCCGACTTGAGAAACCGCAGCCCCTCCCCTTCTGCACCGCCGAACCGCTCACGGACCCAGGGCTCACGAGCGTGAAAAACGCCGATATCGAAATAGCGTTGAAACTCCTGTCGGAAATTGTAGTTGTGAGAATGATAGACCTGCGCCTCGGCGCAGTAAGCGATCTTCCACCCGGCCAGGATCATTTTGGCGGCCACGTACGTATCCTCGCTGACGATGCAGCGCTCCGGAAATCCGCCAACAGCCTCCAGCGCGGTTCTGCGATAAGCAGCGAAGGAGTTGGAGCTGAAGGCGGTTTTAAGTCCCCAATTCCTGGTATCGTCTAAAGATTTTTTTAAACTCCTTTTCGAGTAGTTAAAAACTCGAGCATGGGCTTCAATCGGACCTGATCCCAAATGTGGCAATTGGCGACCATAGGCGAGGCCAACAGATGCATCGTCAAAGCAATCCAACAAGTGACCAAGAGCCTGAGGGTCAGCAAGAAGAACGTCTTGTGTCAAAAAAATTATGACTTCGGCCTCATTAAGTGCTTCAATAGCCCTATTTCTAACACCCCCGTGGTCGAAATTTTCTCTTTTGATAACCTCCACTAAAAAACCATTATCTAAAGCCTTTTCCACGGTTGCATCCGCGGAACTGGAGTCCACTATTAGCACACAATACGGTCTATCGATCTGGCAATTAAAAGAGTCTAAAAACTTCTCCCAATTGTTTCCAGGATTCAATGTAGGTAAACAGATCGCAAACTTCTTCATCAAACCTCTTAATTTTAATATTCTCCAATAGATGACAAGGCTCGATTCAGACTTTCGTGATAAGCTCTGTGTAAATCGAGATGTCGTTCTAATCTTTTTCTGGCATCTGCTGGAGTCCTAAAAAGACTGGTTGTTTTTTGAACAAAAACAAATGAATTCCGATACCCATATCTAAGCCACAAATTCCAATCTTCTAACTGCTCCAAGGACAGATCGAAACCACCCCTTTCTAAATATATATTTTTATTAAATAGAATCGATTGTATAGGGATAAAGTTGTGATCTTTTAGAACAGAATA
This window encodes:
- the rpoZ gene encoding DNA-directed RNA polymerase subunit omega, whose product is MARITVEDCLRQIPNRFLLVMVSAKRAKQLYKGAQPLIENKAANKKVVLALREVAAGKVEYELPARKR
- a CDS encoding YicC/YloC family endoribonuclease, which gives rise to MIKSMTGYGKGEGASAELSVSVEIKSVNHRYCDITVKAPRSLMALENETKKRVGERLRRGKIDVFVNLEFTGLAAAKPVMNRPLVAAYVELFEEMRNSFPVDGGIPLSLLVQQRDVISLEEGALSESLLRQALEAAIGKAVDALEAMRVAEGSATCADIEERLRLIEEMLGKIEARAPRVAEEWRGKLSERLEKLGGDVAFDPQRVAQEVAIFADRCDISEEITRFKSHLEQFRGLLQAEEPVGRQMDFLTQEFNREVNTMGSKSNDSELTRTVVGIKAELEKIREQVQNIE
- a CDS encoding sugar transferase; translation: MLRQQSTLFTRLTIALDVLVIILAFLLAYEIRRQFNPDLFAFHEYIWTLLVIIPVWVYLLARQGMFASIRRLSRFEIVARIASVHVWGAFIVAAVIFFTDRQVFSRSFFLIFVLASFGLLTLEKGLLRAGLGVLRRLGYNFRQILIVGTRDKARRFQQLLIDHADWGLRVAGFVQVTDPPLLEDVDGIRVLGHVDDLLEICKRHTVDEVVFCLPKDLFLDADGYVRDLEELGITVRMVLDFYEIGLSRKELSFFHEEIPILTFHSKCFDAQQLLAKRCLDICGALVGLGLTLVLSPLIVLAIKLDSPGPVFFCQPRVGQGGRSFKCCKFRSMQADAESRKKDLESRNEMNGAIFKIKDDPRITRVGRFLRRTSLDELPQFWNVLKGEMSLVGTRPPTPAEVDRYENWQRRRISIKPGISGLWQVSGRSRIDDFDEIVKLDLQYIDNWSLWLDIRILLKTLVVVFTRQGSC
- a CDS encoding glycosyltransferase family 2 protein, whose translation is MKKFAICLPTLNPGNNWEKFLDSFNCQIDRPYCVLIVDSSSADATVEKALDNGFLVEVIKRENFDHGGVRNRAIEALNEAEVIIFLTQDVLLADPQALGHLLDCFDDASVGLAYGRQLPHLGSGPIEAHARVFNYSKRSLKKSLDDTRNWGLKTAFSSNSFAAYRRTALEAVGGFPERCIVSEDTYVAAKMILAGWKIAYCAEAQVYHSHNYNFRQEFQRYFDIGVFHAREPWVRERFGGAEGEGLRFLKSEMKYLAAKAPWLIPSALIRTPIRYLGFRAGLAEKLLPVAVKRRLSMQKAFWGKEL
- the gmk gene encoding guanylate kinase; translation: MKREGILFVVSAPSGAGKTSLCKEIIDIFQGLRHSVSYTTRPMRPGEKDGVDYHFVSAGAFEKMVAEGAFAEWAEVHGNRYGTALATLEEARAAGQDVLLDIDCQGAAQLKKNYRQGVFVFILPPDFQELRRRLVGRNTDSAEVIERRIANARGEIREAAWYDYIVVNDDFEQALAELKSIVLAEGCRSGRVLDGLKDVFEFGA